In the Flavobacterium sp. J372 genome, one interval contains:
- a CDS encoding Hsp20/alpha crystallin family protein — MNLVKQNRNAFPVMDELFRDFLGGTQYVSKMIPPVNVNETEAEYTIQLQVPGFKKEDFKLEIEKDVLTISANVAEQEEITGKFTRREFRSVSFKRSFTLPETVNEEGIRAGYEAGILSITLPKKEEQQKEKRFIEIA, encoded by the coding sequence ATGAACTTAGTAAAACAAAACAGAAATGCATTCCCTGTGATGGATGAGCTTTTCAGGGACTTTTTAGGTGGTACACAATATGTTAGTAAAATGATTCCGCCTGTAAACGTTAATGAGACCGAAGCAGAGTATACTATTCAGCTTCAGGTTCCGGGGTTTAAAAAAGAAGATTTTAAGCTTGAAATTGAAAAAGATGTATTGACTATTTCGGCTAATGTTGCTGAACAAGAAGAGATTACGGGTAAATTTACCAGAAGGGAATTCAGGTCTGTATCCTTCAAAAGGTCATTCACGCTCCCTGAAACAGTAAATGAAGAAGGCATCCGCGCAGGTTATGAAGCCGGAATATTAAGCATTACACTTCCTAAAAAAGAAGAGCAGCAAAAAGAAAAACGTTTTATTGAAATAGCGTAA
- a CDS encoding M15 family metallopeptidase: MKIFRGVSFIALILLLCSALPYRNNYNIIQDSTWAEVNFESSGIINKMAYATAENFMKQQIYPCARCFLRPEVAAALDRANEAAKDKGLRLVIYDCYRPYSYQKVMYDIVNDPRYVAPPGKGSYHNRGAAVDIALANENGELLDMGGAFDDFSDISHYDNEKVSETGRKNRKLLRKIMVKAGFTPLSSEWWHFDYRSKRFPVSGFKWDCTEN; encoded by the coding sequence ATGAAAATATTCCGGGGCGTTAGCTTTATAGCGCTAATATTGCTTCTTTGTTCTGCCCTTCCATATCGTAACAATTATAATATAATTCAGGACTCCACATGGGCTGAAGTTAACTTTGAGTCGTCGGGGATAATCAACAAAATGGCTTATGCTACTGCAGAGAATTTCATGAAGCAGCAGATATACCCTTGTGCACGGTGTTTTCTGCGCCCTGAAGTAGCGGCAGCGCTTGACAGGGCCAATGAGGCCGCAAAAGATAAAGGCCTGCGTTTGGTAATTTATGATTGTTACAGGCCTTACTCATACCAGAAAGTGATGTATGATATTGTAAATGACCCGCGTTATGTTGCACCGCCCGGCAAAGGTTCTTACCACAATCGCGGTGCTGCTGTCGACATCGCTCTTGCCAATGAAAACGGTGAACTTCTTGATATGGGTGGCGCCTTTGACGATTTCTCTGACATATCGCATTATGATAATGAGAAAGTTTCTGAAACGGGGCGAAAAAACCGCAAACTTCTCAGAAAGATTATGGTTAAGGCCGGTTTTACTCCGCTTTCGAGCGAGTGGTGGCATTTTGACTACCGCTCTAAACGTTTTCCTGTGTCTGGTTTTAAATGGGATTGCACCGAAAATTAA
- a CDS encoding 3'-5' exonuclease produces the protein MELKLHRPICFFDLETTGTDICKDRIVEISILKVYPNGNKESRTWLVNPERRIPPQTIAFHGITDEKVANEPTFKELAHTIHNMIKDSDLAGYNSDRFDIPLLAEEMLRAGVDFDMKNRVSVDVQTIFHKKEERTLSAAYKFYCGQVLENAHTAAADTNATYEILKAQLDRYTDLENDMKSLSEFTTRKVAVDFAGFIVKDDKGNEIFTFGKFKGVKVEEVLEKEPGYYGWFQNADFPLYTKKVLTAIKLRKLNTKLN, from the coding sequence ATGGAACTAAAACTGCACAGGCCTATTTGCTTTTTCGATCTTGAAACCACAGGAACCGACATTTGCAAAGACCGCATTGTTGAAATATCTATACTCAAGGTTTACCCCAACGGCAATAAAGAAAGCCGTACATGGCTGGTAAACCCTGAAAGGCGCATACCGCCGCAAACTATTGCTTTCCACGGAATAACTGATGAGAAAGTTGCCAATGAGCCCACATTTAAAGAGCTGGCGCACACTATACATAACATGATTAAAGATAGTGACCTGGCCGGTTACAACAGCGACAGGTTTGATATACCGTTACTGGCTGAAGAGATGCTGAGGGCAGGTGTTGACTTTGATATGAAGAACCGCGTTTCGGTTGATGTGCAGACTATTTTCCACAAAAAGGAGGAGCGTACACTTAGCGCTGCCTATAAATTTTATTGTGGCCAGGTGCTTGAAAATGCCCATACCGCTGCAGCAGATACCAATGCTACCTATGAGATTTTAAAGGCACAGCTGGACCGCTATACTGACCTCGAAAATGACATGAAATCGCTTTCAGAATTTACAACCCGCAAGGTGGCAGTTGATTTTGCAGGGTTTATCGTGAAAGATGATAAAGGAAATGAAATTTTTACCTTCGGCAAGTTTAAAGGTGTGAAAGTAGAAGAGGTGCTTGAAAAAGAGCCGGGCTATTACGGTTGGTTCCAGAATGCCGACTTCCCGCTTTACACTAAGAAAGTGCTGACAGCCATTAAATTACGTAAGCTGAATACAAAACTGAATTAA
- a CDS encoding ABC-F family ATP-binding cassette domain-containing protein, protein MNYLSVENISKSYGERTLFENLSFGINKDQKIAFVAKNGTGKTSILKIITGEDTPDAGQVTIRKEIKMAFLSQEPNLNPELTIEESIFASDNDVLKVIEQYEKALENPEDEEAYQKAFERMDANNAWDFETQYKQILFKLKLEDLKLKVGSLSGGQKKRLALAIILINKPDLLILDEPTNHLDLEMIEWLENYFAKENITLFMVTHDRFFLERVCNEIIELENGKLYQYKGNYSYYLTKKEERIAAENASIDKAQNLYVKELAWMRRQPKARTTKSKSRQDDFYVIEEKARSRRKDHAVELEINMERMGSKVVELHNLSKEFKDKAILKNFSYNFKRGERIGIIGKNGTGKSTFLNILTQTMAPDGGKVVIGDTIKLGYYTQSGINPKEGQKVIDVIKEYGEYIPLAKGRMISAAQLLERFLFDRKKQYDYVEKLSGGELKRLYLCTVLIQNPNFLILDEPTNDLDIVTLNVLEAFLLDYPGCLVVVSHDRYFMDKIVDHLFVFRGEGVIEDFPGNYSDFRIYEDSAEPVKEDKVPAADKKAWKKDNVKAGLTFNEQKEFQKIEKEIKDLEAEKVAIEKLFSEGGIADADIAKKANELQVVLNKIDEKTERWFELSAKMEE, encoded by the coding sequence GTGAATTATCTTTCAGTAGAAAACATTTCAAAATCATACGGCGAACGGACTCTTTTTGAAAACCTTTCGTTCGGCATCAATAAAGACCAAAAAATTGCCTTCGTCGCCAAAAACGGAACCGGCAAAACCAGCATCCTTAAAATCATAACAGGAGAGGACACCCCTGACGCAGGACAGGTCACCATCCGTAAGGAAATCAAAATGGCATTTTTGTCTCAGGAACCTAACTTAAACCCTGAACTTACCATTGAGGAAAGCATTTTTGCCAGCGATAATGATGTGCTGAAAGTTATTGAGCAATATGAGAAAGCGCTTGAAAATCCGGAAGATGAAGAGGCTTACCAAAAGGCTTTTGAACGAATGGATGCAAACAACGCCTGGGATTTTGAAACGCAATACAAGCAGATACTCTTTAAGCTGAAGCTGGAAGACCTGAAGCTGAAAGTGGGTTCGCTGAGCGGCGGGCAAAAAAAACGCCTGGCGCTGGCCATTATCCTTATCAATAAGCCTGACCTGCTGATACTTGACGAACCCACCAACCACCTTGACCTTGAAATGATTGAGTGGCTGGAGAACTATTTTGCGAAGGAGAACATTACGTTGTTCATGGTAACACACGACCGTTTTTTCCTTGAGCGCGTGTGTAACGAAATCATTGAGCTTGAGAACGGAAAACTGTACCAGTACAAAGGAAACTATAGCTACTACCTCACCAAAAAGGAGGAGCGTATTGCCGCCGAAAACGCAAGCATAGACAAAGCCCAAAACCTCTACGTGAAAGAATTGGCATGGATGCGCCGCCAGCCAAAAGCGCGCACAACAAAGTCAAAATCACGGCAGGATGATTTTTACGTAATTGAAGAAAAAGCCCGCAGCCGCCGCAAAGACCACGCTGTAGAACTTGAGATAAACATGGAGCGTATGGGCAGCAAGGTGGTGGAGCTGCACAACCTGTCAAAAGAATTTAAGGATAAGGCCATCCTCAAGAATTTCAGTTACAACTTTAAGCGCGGGGAGCGCATAGGCATCATCGGGAAGAACGGTACGGGAAAATCTACATTCCTGAACATCCTCACGCAGACTATGGCACCCGACGGCGGAAAAGTAGTAATTGGCGATACCATAAAGCTGGGCTACTACACCCAAAGTGGCATCAACCCGAAAGAGGGCCAGAAGGTGATAGATGTTATTAAGGAGTATGGCGAGTATATTCCGCTCGCAAAAGGCAGGATGATATCAGCAGCGCAATTGCTGGAACGATTTCTTTTTGACAGGAAAAAGCAGTATGATTATGTAGAGAAACTGAGCGGCGGTGAGTTAAAACGTTTGTATCTCTGTACGGTTTTGATCCAGAACCCCAACTTCCTTATACTTGATGAGCCGACAAATGACCTCGACATTGTAACCCTCAACGTGCTCGAGGCATTCCTGCTTGACTATCCGGGATGCCTTGTAGTAGTAAGCCACGACAGGTATTTTATGGATAAGATTGTTGACCACCTTTTCGTTTTCCGTGGTGAAGGCGTTATTGAAGATTTCCCCGGCAACTACAGCGACTTCCGAATTTACGAAGACAGTGCCGAACCTGTAAAAGAGGATAAAGTACCCGCTGCCGACAAAAAAGCATGGAAGAAAGATAATGTAAAAGCAGGCCTGACGTTTAACGAGCAGAAGGAATTTCAAAAGATTGAAAAAGAGATAAAAGACCTGGAAGCTGAAAAAGTTGCCATTGAGAAACTTTTTAGCGAAGGTGGCATTGCCGATGCCGACATTGCCAAAAAAGCGAATGAGCTGCAAGTGGTTTTAAATAAAATAGATGAAAAAACAGAGCGCTGGTTTGAGCTGAGCGCGAAGATGGAAGAGTAA
- the rpmB gene encoding 50S ribosomal protein L28, producing MSRVCALTGKKAMVGNNVSHAMNKTKRKFSVNLVKKRFYLPEEDRWITLRVAASTIKTINKNGIAAVLKEAKANGFIK from the coding sequence ATGTCAAGAGTTTGTGCCCTTACAGGTAAGAAAGCGATGGTTGGAAATAATGTTTCCCACGCTATGAACAAGACTAAAAGAAAATTTAGTGTAAACTTAGTGAAGAAGCGTTTTTACCTTCCTGAAGAAGACAGGTGGATTACGCTTAGGGTAGCAGCGTCTACCATCAAGACTATTAACAAAAATGGTATTGCTGCTGTTCTTAAAGAGGCAAAGGCAAACGGGTTTATAAAATAA
- a CDS encoding Hpt domain-containing protein, whose protein sequence is MSDNDPEFAEQIVALFLEEVPVEVKRLKRAMKEKDHKEVYQAAHKMKPTFDLLGMDLAYEDILTIEAWTRAVGKKKEIKEVVKTLKQRVEDTLKELKKDYNM, encoded by the coding sequence ATGTCAGACAATGACCCTGAATTTGCAGAGCAGATTGTTGCGCTTTTTCTTGAAGAAGTGCCTGTGGAAGTGAAGCGCCTGAAACGCGCCATGAAAGAGAAAGATCACAAAGAAGTATACCAGGCGGCACATAAAATGAAACCCACGTTTGACCTGCTGGGTATGGACCTTGCTTATGAAGATATACTTACCATAGAAGCGTGGACACGTGCGGTGGGCAAGAAAAAAGAAATTAAAGAAGTGGTAAAAACCCTGAAGCAGCGCGTGGAAGATACGCTGAAAGAGCTTAAGAAAGACTATAATATGTAA
- the rpmG gene encoding 50S ribosomal protein L33: MAKKGNRIQVILECTEHKASGVPGTSRYITTKNKKNTPDRLEIKKFNPVLKRVTVHKEIK, translated from the coding sequence ATGGCAAAGAAAGGCAACAGAATCCAGGTAATTTTAGAATGTACTGAGCATAAAGCATCAGGTGTTCCGGGTACTTCAAGGTACATCACTACAAAAAATAAAAAGAATACTCCTGACAGGTTAGAGATAAAAAAATTCAACCCTGTTTTGAAGCGTGTAACTGTTCACAAAGAAATTAAATAA
- the ftsY gene encoding signal recognition particle-docking protein FtsY: MNFFKKIFSSEKKETLDKGLEKSKTSFFSKLSKAVAGKSKVDDEVLDNLEEILVSSDVGVNTTLKVIERIEERVSRDKYLGTDELNQILRDEIAGLLSETNTGEATDFEIPANKKPYVIMVVGVNGVGKTTTIGKLAYQFKKKGLKVVLGAADTFRAAAIDQLQIWADRVDVPIVRQQMGSDPASVAFDTLQSAVSQNADVVIIDTAGRLHNKVNLMNELTKVKRVMQKVIDDAPHDVLLVLDGSTGQNAFEQAKQFTAATEVSCLAVTKLDGTAKGGVVIGISDQFQIPVKYIGVGEGIEDLQVFNKFEFVDSFFK, encoded by the coding sequence ATGAATTTCTTTAAAAAAATATTCTCTTCTGAAAAGAAAGAAACGCTTGATAAAGGCCTTGAAAAATCTAAGACTTCGTTTTTCTCAAAACTATCCAAAGCTGTTGCAGGCAAATCAAAAGTAGATGATGAGGTGCTTGACAACCTTGAGGAAATACTTGTCTCAAGTGATGTTGGTGTAAACACTACCCTTAAAGTTATAGAGCGTATTGAAGAGCGTGTTTCGCGTGACAAATACCTCGGCACAGATGAGCTGAACCAGATTCTGCGTGATGAAATTGCAGGCCTTCTTTCTGAAACCAATACAGGTGAGGCAACCGACTTTGAAATTCCGGCAAACAAAAAGCCGTATGTAATAATGGTGGTTGGTGTTAATGGTGTGGGCAAGACTACTACTATAGGAAAGCTGGCTTATCAGTTTAAAAAGAAAGGCCTTAAAGTTGTCCTGGGCGCTGCAGATACGTTTCGGGCTGCTGCTATTGACCAGTTGCAGATCTGGGCTGATAGGGTAGATGTGCCGATAGTTCGCCAACAGATGGGTAGTGACCCTGCTTCAGTAGCTTTTGATACCTTGCAAAGCGCTGTAAGCCAAAATGCAGATGTTGTTATCATTGACACAGCAGGACGCCTTCACAATAAAGTGAACCTTATGAACGAGCTTACCAAAGTAAAGCGTGTGATGCAAAAGGTTATTGATGATGCTCCTCATGATGTATTGCTGGTGCTTGATGGTTCTACCGGGCAAAATGCTTTTGAGCAGGCTAAGCAGTTTACAGCCGCGACAGAAGTTTCTTGCCTGGCTGTTACCAAACTTGACGGTACAGCAAAAGGTGGCGTTGTGATTGGGATATCAGACCAGTTCCAGATTCCTGTGAAATACATCGGAGTAGGCGAAGGCATAGAAGACCTTCAGGTTTTCAACAAGTTTGAGTTTGTGGACTCGTTCTTTAAATAG
- a CDS encoding glycosyltransferase family 2 protein — translation MHLSVIILNYNVSYFLELCLSSVFRAVQDIDAEVIVVDNNSADNSCEMVRSKFPEVKLIANAENSGFPKGNNIGFAAASGKYICILNPDTVVAEDTFSKLIDFVQKKDDLGITGVKMVDGAGRFLPESKRGLPTPAIAAGKMLGLSATKYYAEHLPENETGKVEILPGSFMFMERQAYLEAGGFDERYFMYGEDIDLSYSVLKQGFQNYYFPETSIIHFKGESTVKDKAYLDRFSNAMQLFYQKHFNGSALFGWFLKIGAVLFTKKKLSVKPVLINISSYILFSDNETLKSKLEIKLEKKVQRFQAYNENILLSQTISESFHTCVIFDAESMAYAEIIAVMQSHSRKGFIFRIRPEAANFILGSDSSDSRGEVIHFD, via the coding sequence ATGCATTTATCGGTAATCATCCTCAACTATAATGTAAGCTATTTCCTTGAGCTGTGCCTTAGCAGTGTTTTCAGGGCTGTTCAAGATATTGATGCTGAGGTTATTGTAGTTGATAATAATTCGGCTGATAATAGCTGCGAGATGGTACGTTCAAAGTTTCCGGAAGTGAAACTAATTGCCAATGCTGAAAATTCCGGCTTCCCAAAAGGAAATAATATAGGGTTTGCAGCCGCTTCCGGAAAATACATCTGTATCCTTAACCCCGACACAGTTGTTGCTGAAGATACTTTTTCAAAATTGATCGATTTCGTTCAAAAAAAAGATGATCTGGGGATTACGGGAGTAAAAATGGTTGACGGCGCAGGCCGTTTCCTTCCCGAAAGTAAACGTGGATTGCCTACTCCTGCAATTGCTGCCGGAAAGATGCTGGGTCTTTCAGCTACAAAGTATTATGCGGAGCATCTGCCTGAAAATGAAACTGGTAAGGTTGAAATACTTCCGGGCTCATTTATGTTTATGGAAAGGCAGGCCTATCTGGAAGCCGGCGGATTCGATGAACGTTATTTTATGTATGGTGAAGATATCGACTTGTCTTACAGTGTTTTGAAGCAAGGCTTTCAAAATTATTATTTCCCTGAAACATCCATAATACATTTTAAAGGTGAAAGCACCGTGAAAGACAAGGCTTACCTTGACCGTTTTAGCAATGCGATGCAGCTTTTTTACCAAAAGCATTTCAACGGGTCGGCTTTATTTGGCTGGTTCTTAAAGATTGGCGCTGTGCTGTTTACGAAGAAAAAGCTATCGGTTAAGCCGGTTCTGATAAATATCAGCAGCTACATATTATTCTCTGACAATGAAACTCTTAAGTCGAAACTTGAGATAAAACTTGAAAAAAAGGTTCAGCGTTTTCAGGCGTACAATGAAAATATACTACTTTCACAAACTATTTCGGAAAGTTTCCATACATGTGTAATTTTTGACGCTGAAAGCATGGCTTATGCCGAGATAATTGCGGTGATGCAAAGCCACAGCCGCAAAGGTTTTATCTTCAGGATCAGGCCGGAGGCAGCCAATTTTATTCTTGGCAGCGACAGCAGCGACAGCAGGGGTGAGGTGATTCACTTCGATTAA
- a CDS encoding fumarylacetoacetate hydrolase family protein encodes MKIICIGRNYADHIKELENERPDEPVIFMKPDTAVVQKQFPFVIPEFSNDVHHEVEVLVKINKVGKYIDAKFAHKYYDEIGLGIDFTARDVQAKLKDKGLPWEKAKAFDGSAVVGDFLPKTEFADLQNINFELTNNGEVVQQGNTSLMLWKIDELVAYASQYFTLRTGDIIFTGTPKGVAAVKEGDVLEGSIEGKKLFRIQVK; translated from the coding sequence ATGAAAATAATTTGCATTGGACGCAACTATGCAGACCATATAAAAGAACTCGAGAACGAGCGCCCTGATGAGCCGGTTATCTTTATGAAGCCTGATACTGCGGTGGTACAAAAGCAATTTCCATTTGTTATACCTGAATTCAGCAATGACGTTCATCATGAAGTGGAAGTACTGGTGAAGATAAATAAAGTCGGCAAGTATATCGACGCTAAATTCGCACACAAATACTATGATGAGATAGGGCTGGGTATAGATTTTACAGCACGCGACGTTCAGGCAAAGCTTAAGGATAAAGGCCTGCCGTGGGAAAAAGCGAAGGCTTTTGACGGTTCGGCTGTGGTAGGGGATTTTCTTCCGAAAACTGAGTTTGCTGATTTGCAAAATATTAACTTTGAGCTAACTAACAATGGTGAAGTAGTGCAGCAAGGCAACACATCGCTTATGTTGTGGAAGATTGATGAACTAGTGGCGTATGCCTCGCAATATTTTACATTGCGCACGGGCGACATCATCTTTACAGGTACTCCTAAAGGTGTGGCCGCAGTGAAAGAGGGCGATGTGCTGGAAGGAAGCATTGAAGGAAAAAAACTATTCAGGATACAGGTTAAATAA
- a CDS encoding CinA family nicotinamide mononucleotide deamidase-related protein — protein MKAAVVTIGDEILIGQIVDTNSAYIASALDKIGIGVHEMLSISDDKQHILSTFASLQNKVDVVIVTGGLGPTKDDITKKTFCEYFDDSLVVNEHVLEHVVHLIEKVMKRPASQMNKDQALVPSKCTVLFNNAGTAPGMWVEKGNTVYISLPGVPYEMKGIMQDEVIPRLAEKFKRPFILHKTILTYGQGESHIAELIEDWENNLPGFIKLAYLPAPGRVRLRMSARGTDEEILKNALQEETVKLAEIIGDIIVGYDEGEMLEVVVGRFLAEKGLTVSAAESCTGGGVAKAITSVPGASAYFKGGVVTYKAESKTNLLGVPQDLIDKHTVVSAEVAESMAVNAKRIFGTDYAIATTGNAGPSKDIGSNAEAGTVYIAIATPAGVNIEHFDFGQPREKVIDRAINKALEMIYKEILKK, from the coding sequence ATGAAAGCAGCAGTTGTAACTATTGGCGATGAAATATTAATAGGGCAGATTGTAGATACCAATTCGGCATATATAGCATCAGCATTAGATAAAATTGGAATCGGCGTACACGAGATGCTTTCAATAAGCGATGATAAGCAGCATATCCTTTCAACGTTTGCTTCATTGCAGAATAAGGTTGACGTTGTGATTGTAACAGGTGGCCTTGGCCCAACAAAAGATGATATCACTAAAAAGACCTTCTGCGAATATTTTGATGACAGCCTTGTTGTGAATGAGCATGTGCTGGAGCACGTTGTACACTTGATTGAAAAGGTTATGAAACGCCCTGCTTCCCAAATGAATAAGGACCAGGCGCTTGTACCTTCAAAATGTACAGTGCTGTTTAATAATGCCGGCACTGCACCGGGCATGTGGGTGGAGAAAGGTAATACAGTTTACATTTCACTTCCGGGAGTACCTTACGAAATGAAAGGCATCATGCAGGATGAAGTTATCCCGAGGCTTGCTGAGAAATTTAAGCGTCCGTTCATCCTTCACAAAACTATTTTAACCTATGGGCAGGGTGAAAGCCATATAGCTGAACTGATTGAAGACTGGGAAAATAACCTGCCAGGCTTTATTAAGCTTGCCTATCTTCCGGCTCCGGGAAGGGTAAGGCTGCGTATGAGTGCACGCGGCACTGATGAAGAAATATTGAAAAATGCGCTGCAGGAAGAGACTGTAAAGCTTGCAGAAATTATAGGTGATATTATTGTTGGTTATGACGAAGGCGAGATGCTGGAAGTAGTTGTGGGGCGTTTTTTAGCGGAAAAAGGGCTGACGGTTTCAGCTGCCGAAAGCTGTACGGGGGGTGGTGTTGCCAAAGCGATTACTTCAGTCCCTGGCGCATCAGCATATTTTAAAGGCGGGGTGGTTACTTATAAAGCAGAATCAAAAACAAACCTGTTGGGTGTCCCTCAGGATTTGATTGATAAACACACTGTGGTTAGTGCGGAAGTTGCTGAAAGTATGGCAGTGAATGCCAAGCGTATATTCGGCACAGACTATGCAATAGCAACAACCGGTAATGCAGGGCCTTCTAAAGATATTGGCAGCAATGCCGAAGCAGGTACGGTGTACATTGCTATAGCTACCCCTGCGGGAGTTAATATTGAGCATTTTGACTTTGGTCAGCCCCGCGAAAAAGTAATTGACAGGGCAATAAATAAAGCGCTGGAAATGATTTATAAAGAAATTTTAAAAAAGTGA
- a CDS encoding DUF721 domain-containing protein, which yields MAKRTNDSEPISDVLKGFIEANNLQKGMDAVNVRDAWKNLMGPGVNNYTNEIMLKNGTLYVQLTSAVLREELSYGRAKIVTMINEELGREVVRDVVLR from the coding sequence ATGGCTAAACGTACCAATGACAGCGAACCAATAAGCGACGTGCTGAAGGGCTTTATTGAGGCAAACAACCTCCAAAAAGGCATGGATGCTGTAAACGTACGCGATGCGTGGAAAAACCTTATGGGTCCCGGCGTGAACAATTACACGAACGAAATCATGCTGAAGAACGGGACGCTTTATGTGCAGCTTACATCGGCAGTTTTACGTGAAGAACTGAGTTATGGCAGGGCAAAAATCGTGACAATGATAAATGAGGAACTCGGCAGGGAAGTGGTAAGGGATGTGGTGCTGAGATAG
- a CDS encoding lipocalin family protein: MKRFLFLAIAIVVSACSGKIDEAELTHLNGYWEIEKAEMPDGETKEYAVNSTVDYFEIKDNKGFRKKVMPQLDGSYRTGSSDEKINVSDEDTGTYINYKTDYATWKERIVELDEDELVLKNDHGMVYHYKRFKPFSIKE; the protein is encoded by the coding sequence ATGAAACGATTTTTATTTCTGGCAATTGCTATAGTTGTAAGCGCATGTTCCGGCAAAATTGATGAAGCTGAATTGACTCACCTTAACGGCTACTGGGAAATTGAGAAAGCTGAAATGCCTGATGGTGAAACTAAAGAATATGCGGTCAATTCCACAGTTGATTATTTTGAAATAAAAGATAATAAAGGCTTCCGGAAAAAAGTGATGCCACAGCTTGATGGGTCTTACCGTACGGGGAGTTCTGACGAGAAGATAAACGTTTCTGATGAAGATACCGGGACATATATCAATTACAAAACCGACTATGCCACATGGAAAGAACGGATAGTTGAACTTGATGAAGATGAACTTGTATTGAAGAATGACCACGGCATGGTGTACCACTATAAGCGTTTTAAACCTTTTAGCATAAAAGAATAA
- a CDS encoding DUF4295 domain-containing protein, with product MAKKTVASLQTASKRLTKAIKMVKSPKTGAYTFVESVMTPEEVDNFLKKK from the coding sequence ATGGCAAAGAAAACCGTAGCATCGTTACAGACAGCTTCAAAGAGGTTAACAAAGGCTATCAAAATGGTTAAGTCGCCAAAAACAGGCGCTTACACTTTTGTTGAAAGCGTAATGACTCCTGAAGAAGTGGATAACTTTCTTAAGAAGAAATAA
- a CDS encoding serine hydrolase, translated as MKSTLLLLLTISLFSCSSDSDTANDNTNLPAEAMYFPPNGSDSWETKTAASLGWDESQIQPLLTYLEQKHTKSFIILVNGRIVMENYFNGHSATTPWYWASAGKTLTATVTGIAEQEGILDINDKVSDYLGTGWTSAPLAKENLITNRHLLTMTSGLNDALGDDVSPANLQYVADAGTRWAYHNVYVKLQDIVAEASNQTWTNYFNSRLRDKLGMTGTWFNSGEDLSVYASNTRSMARFGLMILNKGKWHNDQIINEAYVNQMTNTSQDTNKAYGYLWWLNGKASFRLPQSQLQFNGSIIPTGPNDMFMALGKNDQKIYVIPSKKMVVIRMGDAADGSNVALSDFDEVLWEKISAVIDL; from the coding sequence ATGAAATCTACACTTTTGCTTTTATTGACAATATCTCTTTTCTCATGTTCATCTGACAGCGATACGGCAAATGATAACACAAATCTTCCTGCTGAGGCCATGTACTTTCCTCCCAATGGGTCTGATTCCTGGGAAACCAAGACTGCAGCTTCATTAGGTTGGGATGAATCACAAATTCAGCCGCTGTTAACCTACCTTGAACAAAAACACACAAAATCGTTTATCATACTTGTAAACGGACGTATTGTAATGGAAAATTACTTTAACGGTCACTCTGCCACAACACCGTGGTACTGGGCAAGTGCGGGCAAAACGCTTACGGCAACTGTCACCGGAATCGCTGAGCAGGAAGGGATACTTGATATAAATGATAAAGTTTCGGATTACTTGGGTACAGGCTGGACAAGCGCTCCGTTAGCAAAAGAAAATCTCATTACAAACCGGCACCTGCTTACCATGACTTCAGGCCTGAATGATGCTTTGGGTGATGATGTATCGCCTGCAAACCTACAGTATGTAGCTGATGCCGGCACGCGCTGGGCTTACCATAATGTATATGTAAAGCTACAGGATATTGTTGCAGAAGCGTCAAACCAGACATGGACAAATTATTTCAACTCCCGCCTGCGCGATAAGCTGGGGATGACAGGAACCTGGTTTAACAGCGGTGAAGATTTGAGCGTGTATGCCAGCAACACCCGAAGCATGGCACGTTTCGGACTGATGATACTTAATAAGGGAAAGTGGCACAATGACCAGATTATTAATGAGGCGTATGTTAACCAAATGACAAACACAAGCCAGGATACGAACAAAGCCTACGGCTATTTGTGGTGGCTTAATGGCAAGGCCAGCTTCCGTCTGCCGCAAAGCCAGCTGCAATTTAATGGCAGTATTATCCCGACGGGGCCAAATGATATGTTTATGGCTTTAGGCAAGAATGACCAGAAGATTTATGTAATCCCTTCTAAAAAGATGGTTGTAATCAGGATGGGTGATGCTGCTGACGGCAGTAATGTTGCATTGTCTGATTTTGATGAAGTGCTTTGGGAAAAGATAAGTGCAGTGATTGACTTATAA